In Gadus chalcogrammus isolate NIFS_2021 chromosome 1, NIFS_Gcha_1.0, whole genome shotgun sequence, one DNA window encodes the following:
- the tshba gene encoding thyroid stimulating hormone subunit beta a, producing MDYFVFVGSVLLLMFSPAAPMCVPTDYTLYVEKPECNFCVAINTTICMGFCYSRDSNMGDLVGLRFLLQRGCTYNQVEYRTAILPGCPSEGSSLFSYPVALSCHCGACNTAVDECAHRASSNRPTCTKPVRHIYQSNFLLPF from the exons ATggattattttgtgtttgtgggcaGCGTCCTCTTGCTGATGTTCAGCCCAGCTGCTCCGATGTGCGTCCCAACGGACTACACGCTCTACGTGGAGAAGCCCGAGTGTAACTTTTGTGTGGCTATCAACACCACCATCTGCATGGGATTCTGTTACTCTCGG GACAGCAACATGGGAGACCTGGTGGGCCTGCGCTTTCTGCTCCAGAGAGGCTGCACCTACAACCAGGTGGAGTACCGCACGGCCATCCTGCCCGGCTGCCCCAGCGAGGGCAGCTCTCTGTTCAGCTACCCCGTGGCCCTCAGCTGCCACTGCGGAGCCTGCAACACCGCAGTCGATGAGTGCGCCCACAGAGCCAGCAGCAACAGGCCCACGTGTACCAAGCCCGTCAGACACATCTACCAGAGCAACTTCCTGCTGCCCTTTTAA
- the slc5a8l gene encoding sodium-coupled monocarboxylate transporter 1, translating into MAGEVASFSVWDYVVFAGILLGASGIGLWQAIRGRKENTSEEFLLGGRQMHAVPVAMSLTASFMSGITVIGTPAESYRYGTAFWLFGLSYAITSIVTAEIFVPFFYRLGITSIYEYLEMRFSKSVRVLATSIFIMQTVLYTGLVIYAPAIALNQITGLNLWGVLVVTGAVCIVYCTLGGLKAVIWTDAVQLVIMLSGFAAVIARGVVLQGDMARIWQDAADGGRLEAFDFDPDPLKRHTFWTILVGGSMIWISVYSINQSQVQRYLACRSVAHAKTSLYLNYLGLLATVSLAMFCGLTMYSIYMKCDPLTNGDVGSPDQLLPYLVMDILADYPGVPGFFVAAAYSGTLSTVSSSINALTAVTLEDFIRPKWRNLTEKQLSWINMSLSVFFGVVCIGMAGVASLMGSVLQAALSIMGIIGGPLLGLFFLGMLFRTTNTMGGLLGLLVGLILTMWVGIGAQIYPPGADKTNLLQFSTNCSNSPGDNNMTTEFPWTSALTLTREPPVRPPLADSWYSLSYLYFCPLGTLCTVVVGLLVSIITGGCKQERLDSSLFVRKSDLICFNYCGSSSKTSDMEKEDNEKTKDKFDAYDKFDTTEKDEKKVTKL; encoded by the exons ATGGCAGGAGAAGTGGCCTCGTTCTCCGTGTGGGACTATGTGGTGTTTGCAGGTATACTTTTGGGGGCTTCTGGGATTGGCCTCTGGCAGGCAATTCGTGGTCGCAAGGAGAACACGAGTGAGGAGTTTCTACTGGGTGGCCGCCAAATGCATGCGGTGCCCGTTGCGATGTCTCTTACCGCCAGCTTCATGTCGGGCATCACGGTGATCGGCACGCCCGCCGAGTCTTATCGTTATGGCACGGCCTTCTGGCTCTTCGGCCTGAGCTACGCCATCACGTCCATCGTCACGGCGGAGATCTTTGTCCCCTTCTTCTACCGACTGGGCATCACCAGCATCTATGAG tACCTGGAGATGCGCTTCAGTAAAAGTGTGCGTGTTTTGGCGACAAGCATATTTATTATGCAGACG GTCCTATACACTGGTTTGGTCATCTACGCTCCAGCTATTGCACTCAACCAAA TCACTGGGCTGAACCTGTGGGGCGTGTTGGTGGTGACGGGTGCGGTGTGCATCGTCTACTGTACCTTG GGCGGCCTGAAGGCTGTGATCTGGACCGACGCGGTGCAGTTGGTCATCATGCTGTCAGGCTTTGCTGCAGTAATCGCCAGGGGGGTGGTGCTCCAGGGAGACATGGCCCGGATATGGCAGGACGCTGCCGACGGAGGACGGCTCGAAGCGTTTGA TTTTGACCCGGACCCACTGAAGCGCCACACCTTCTGGACCATCCTGGTGGGGGGCAGCATGATCTGGATCTCTGTGTACAGCATCAACCAGTCCCAGGTGCAGCGCTACTTGGCCTGCAGGAGCGTGGCCCACGCCAAGAC GTCCTTGTATTTGAATTACTTGGGCCTGTTGGCTACTGTGAGTCTGGCCATGTTTTGTGGCCTCACCATGTACTCTATTTACATGAAGTGTGATCCCCTCACTAACGGTGATGTAGGATCCCCCGACCAG TTGCTTCCGTACCTTGTCATGGATATCCTGGCAGACTACCCAGGAGTCCCTGGTTTTTTTGTGGCTGCAGCTTACAGTGGGACTCTCAG CACCGTGTCCTCCAGTATTAATGCACTCACGGCTGTCACACTGGAAGACTTTATCCGACCTAAATGGCGAAACCTGACAGAGAAGCAGTTGTCCTGGATCAACATGAGTCTCA GTGTGTTCTTTGGTGTGGTTTGTATTGGAATGGCTGGAGTTGCTTCGTTGATGGGAAGTGTTCTGCAA GCTGCTCTGTCCATCATGGGGATCATTGGTGGGCCTCTTTTGGGACTGTTCTTCTTGGGAATGCTTTTCCGCACAACAAACACCATG GGGGGCCTACTGGGACTTCTTGTAGGCCTCATATTGACTATGTGGGTGGGTATCGGAGCCCAGATCTATCCCCCCGGAGCCGACAAAACCAATCTTCTGCAATTCAGCACCAACTGCAGTAATTCACCGGGCGATAATAACATGACCACTGAATTTCCATGGACCAGTGCCTTGACATTGACCCGTGAACCACC ggttaGGCCTCCTCTGGCTGACAGCTGGTACTCGCTGTCCTACCTGTACTTCTGTCCTCTGGGCACCCTGTGCACCGTGGTAGTTGGGCTGCTGGTCAGCATCATCACAG GTGGGTGTAAGCAGGAGAGGCTTGACAGTAGTCTGTTTGTGAGGAAGAGCGACCTGATTTGTTTCAACTACTGTGGCAGTAGTTCTAAG ACATCAGACATGGAGAAAGAGGACAATGAGAAGACCAAGGACAAGTTTGATGCATATGACAAGTTTGATACAACGGAAAAAGATGAGAAGAAAGTGACCAAATTGTAA
- the slc25a55a gene encoding solute carrier family 25 member 55a produces MSQQPISLPAKLINGGIAGIVGVTCVFPIDLAKTRLQNQRPGQQVYKSMVDCLVKTVRSEGYFGMYRGAAVNLTLVTPEKAIKLAANDFFRHHLSKDGKGLTVLREMLAGCGAGMCQVVITTPMEMLKIQLQDAGRIAAQRSPGVMSSVKLVVPNPILTRSYNVAALPRPASAMQIARELLHTQGIQGLYRGLGATIMRDVPFSVVYFPLFAHLNRLGKPSLEQPPPFYWAFLSGALAGSTAAVAVNPCDVVKTRLQSLSKAGGEETYTGVVDCIRKILQKEGPSAFLKGAGCRALVIAPLFGIAQVMYFLGVGEYILENSPLSLIST; encoded by the exons ATGTCTCAGCAACCAATCAG CCTGCCAGCCAAGCTTATTAATGGTGGAATTGCTGGCATCGTTGGGGTGACTTGTGTCTTCCCTATTGACCTGGCTAAAACCAGGCTACAAAATCAGAGACCAGGTCAACAGGTCTACAAAAGCAT ggTTGACTGCCTTGTGAAGACAGTTAGGTCGGAGGGGTACTTTGGCATGTACAGAG GTGCTGCGGTCAATCTCACCCTGGTCACCCCTGAGAAGGCCATAAAGCTGGCTGCCAACGACTTCTTCCGCCATCACCTCAGCAAAGACGG TAAGGGGCTGACGGTGCTCAGGGAGATGCTGGCCGGCTGCGGGGCGGGCATGTGTCAGGTGGTCATCACCACCCCCATGGAGATGCTGAAGATCCAGCTGCAGGACGCTGGAAGAATAG CTGCCCAGCGGAGCCCCGGCGTCATGAGCTCGGTGAAGCTGGTCGTCCCCAACCCCATACTGACCCGCTCCTACAATGTGGCGGCCTTGCCGCGGCCCGCGTCGGCCATGCAGATCGCCCGGGAGCTGCTCCACACCCAGGGCATCCAGGGCCTGTACCGAGGCCTGGGGGCCACCATCATGAG AGACGTTCCGTTCTCTGTGGTGTACTTCCCGTTGTTCGCCCACCTGAACCGCCTGGGGAAGCCCAGCTTAGAGCAGCCCCCCCCTTTCTACTGGGCCTTCCTGTCCGGCGCCCTGGCCGGCTCCACGGCCGCCGTCGCGGTGAACCCTTGCGACG TCGTGAAGACAAGACTGCAGTCCTTGAGCAAAGCGGGCGGTGAGGAGACGTACACGGGCGTGGTGGACTGTATACG GAAGATCCTGCAGAAGGAAGGACCCTCGGCCTTCCTGAAGGGCGCGGGCTGCCGGGCGCTGGTCATCGCGCCTCTCTTCGGTATTGCACAGGTCATGTACTTCCTGGGAGTGGGAGAGTACATCCTAGAGaactctcctctcagtctcatTTCCACATAA